AGGCAAGGGAACGACCAGAATCAAAGGGGAACTGAACGCAGCAGACATTGGCTTTTGTTTTAATGGTTCCAACACTTACTCCCTGCAGTACCAACCCAGGTAAGAAAAACAACTTATTATACACAGGTTTTATCTACACATCAACATAACTAGATGACTTTAGTACGTTTAGTTTCAAAGCTGACATCCACCAAGTGCAAAAATAGAATTGCCTGATTGATATTCCAAAGCTTGACAGAACCATCATCACTCCCGCTGGCCAACATGGTTGGATCTGCTACAGAAAAGTCAACAGACCAGACGCGTCTTTCATGTTCTCTCATTTCCATGAAAATCTGACTTCTTGTGACGTCCCATATCTGGAAAATAATTCAACAAACTTCATCCCAATTAAATTAAACAGAAAAGCCACTATGATCATGAATATAGCTCACCTGCACCACACCTTCAAAGTTACTTGAAGCAATCTGGCTTTTAATATAGCCATTCCAACATATGCTACTCAGCTTAGATCTACTAGCCATTTCAACAACAGGATAGTGGATATCGCGGTCCTCATTTACAATTGAATTATATTCAAAAACTTTGATCTTCTTATTTACACCAGCAGTTGCAAAAAATTCATCATCACGATCAAAGCCTAGAGCACATACAAGATTGGAAGAATTTAGAAGATCCCCTTGCTTCAAGTCGGCCTTCACTTCCAGCTTGCTATAAGATAGATACTTGCACAGGCCCTCCAGGAATGAATTGATTGATCCACTCTGTCTATCCTCATGGCCCCCCTCTTTTGATGACAAATTACTGAATGAACTTCTTTCGGGTGCTGTAACAGAAGTTCTACAATCCGTACTTACCTGAGAATATCTATTCAATGGCTTGCCGGTTGGTTTGATAACCCTACATCTTGCCATGAAATAAGCAGCCTCCAATTTTCTGAAGTTCTTCATCAACCGGGAGTTCTTTGCCAAAATGCTCCCTTTGTTTTCATCTAGATTGCCATCGGATTCCTCAGTTATGTGTACAGAAAGGCCTGGCCTAAATCTCTTTCTAGATCCAGAACTCCCAGAATCATCATCTTCACCAATATTTATCTTCCCCGAATCTGAATCCTTTACTGGCTCCTGATTTGATCCCCCTTTGACTTTAAGGGTCTTCTGCATCTTTGAGACCTCTTCTATGTCAGACGATAAAAAAGATACAATCTCACGCAAATTGTGCATAGCCTCCTGCTTTCGCTGTTGAAGCAGCAACAAGAATTCCAGCAATAACTCTTGCTCCTCTATTTTTTCTCTAAGCTCTATTGCTGCTTCACGTTCTTCAAACTCATCCCTTGGAGCATTAAGGAACTCACTTTCTAGCAACTCACTGTCATCGATATAAAAAATAGAATCAGAATAACGACAGAGAGACAGGGACATTGCTGTTAAAGACAAAATGAATTAGGATGGAAGTGACAGTTCATTCTTGAAGTGAATCATTATTGACGCCTGAAATGAATCTGATCAATAGGTAAAAGGGCTACCATTTAATGCAAATTAGTAGAAAACTTTGCTCATTTCTATTTATTTCTCTCTCACTAAGTCTTTAGCGCTATTTTTCCATTCTCTTCCTTTTACTCCTAACACAGTGCTGGAAACATTTTGCAGTAACTAATTAAGGTTCAAACAAAATTGTGCAGGTAAACAGCAATAATATGGACAAATTGCCATAGCAACAAGCTGATCAGACATTTCAAAATGCCACTGACGAGGCACGGAACAGAATTATGCAGAGAGAGCCGCAAAGCTGTTGATCAGTTAACTAATGGTTTTGCCTGTAGAGGCAACCAGACCCCGCACTACCCCTAATGAGTAATGACATAAGGGAGTTGCACATCCAAGAAGTAACCTTGGGTCATCTCAGCAActaaagagagaaaaaggaaCAAGTTCATGCTGTTGCAAGAAAGGCAAGCATGCTTTGCcacattttccttctttcccGTGGTACGAATTATTCATACATGCACAAAACTTAACATCCCATGATTTCTCCAGATAAGAGTTTGCTGCCAGACAAGAGAGTGCGTACCATAAACTCTATGACAGTGTACTATTTTATATGTCAACAGTAACAGCTTGGAAAATCAAGGATTACTGGAGTATGAGCTGCGGATTTTAACTAGGCATAAGAAGACTGACAACAAATCGATCAGGAATGAAACAAATGAAGTATGAATTGCTGTAGGGGAAAATTAAGGGAGGAAAAAAAGATCCGGTTGACAGGTAAGAAGAATGCTCACCCCATTTTCGGCCTATTGCTTGGTTCCGGATGCAGTAACCATAAGCAATATGAAGCTTCTTTAGGCCATTTTAATAGCAACGGAGGAGGGAGGACACGGTGTCTCAGACTATTCATAGTTGCGCATTTCTCTTCTGGCGAGCTGAAGGTGCAGAATAGCTGCTCACAATTATAATAAGATATcattaaaacacaaaatttCATCTTTGCAGGCATGAGAAATATAACTCAGCAGAACCTTTACTGCGACATGCTAGCTAACAGTTACTAACCTCAAAGAGGAGGACTCCAAGTCGATAAATGTCTGAAGCACAAGAGCTTGGAGCACCATCAATCTCTTCTGGACTAGTGTACCAATTGGTTTCCATGAGCAATATTTGTTTCATTGGGAAGGTATGCTTCTTTTCTTCATCTTGTCGGTTCTTATTAGCTTCAGATACTTCTATCGAAGCTTTTGTGCAAATCTTTTCAAGCTGAGAACTTTGTCTCCCCAGCTCATCAGATTCACGAGGCAAAACTGAGGATGAATCCTTTAACTCAATAGTTTGGCTGTTTAAACCATCTTCTGATGAATCTGACCCTGAATCCGAGCATGATGCGGATTCAATAAAAGCGATACGTTTGAAAGAGGACATGACAAAACATGATGGTCGTGCTTTATGAACAACTATTCCTTGTGAATGTGCCAGGTTTACAATCTCCACAATTTGGGTGAATATGTGAAAACATTCAAGAGCATCAACAGCTCTATCTGGGTTATCCAGCCACTGCCTCAAACTAACATCACTACAGTCTATTTTACGAGTAAGTCGATCCTCTGTAACCCCACCTTGGGCTTTAAGGCGATTTATGGGAAGGGACTCAATTCTCTCCCTCCCCTTTCTACCTGGAACCGATTCAGAATCATGCAACACATCATCAGAGGACCTAATGCTGCTTGTTTGAAAGCTAGGATTCCTGTCCACAACAGCTGAAGAATTCAAACCCCTATAGCTATCTGATCCCTCCCAGCCAGATTCAGATGAACCCTCCATTGTTATCTAAGTATAATTTTTAGAATCCTAGTACATCCTTTCACTTCCACCATAGCCATATCCAATCAAGAATACATATTTTTCACTAAAAGGCAGGCCAAACAATCATCTCAGAAGTGTCTCAAGTTCCTTGTAATCAAGGTATCAACCTATTTAGCAAAGAAACAAGCAAAAAAAGGCAATCTAAGGTCTTCCTTAAAAGAGACAAACTCACCCTAAACAAAAATCAGCAGACAGAAACTCACTCCAATGGCTCATCAAAATGTACAAGGCATGTTATGCTACACGTTTCCATTAGGAAGATAGATATTACCAAGAAGAAAAACCGAGCATTTATCTCAACCAGAGcaaacaaaacaacaagaacCACACACCAAATACATCAACTGTAAAGCACAAAACCAAAAAGAGGGTGTTTTATTCTAAGGAAACACCACAGCCTCACAatatagccaaaaaaaataattttcctctGCAATACAAagtgaaccaaaaaaaaaaacaagcttTTATGTAtaggtttttttaaaaaaaaaaaaaaaaaaaaacacatacaGTTGTTGTTCCAGACCTGAAGTTACAAAAATGGGTAACAACTGATTCTGCTTTGGattactctaaaaaaaaaaattgtttctttgaaAAAACACTAGGTAGGGACAGTGGAAAAAAGCTACCATTATCTATAATCCACTCGTTTGCCTCTTCTATTCTTTTCCATGTACGTGGCACATTCACATCCTCAAAGGTTTTCCAATAAAGAAGAAAGGCAAAATGGTATTTTAATCACAAAAGAATATCTATATTAACAGGTGTGTTGTTTTTTTGAACAAGAAGGATCTTCTCTTTCCAACAGTCATCCCCAGATGAGGATCTtgaattaactaattaatttttccattttGGGTATAGAATCAGGTTATGATTACTTAAAATCTTTGTGATCTTCTTGGGAAGTataaaaatatgcataaaataatCAAGATTGTGTAATTCAATATCATGATACACAGTGATAAAATGAATTAACAAATACAAGTGCTTACATCATTATCAAGATTCAACGTTTCATCAACTCGAGAAAACCCTAAACATCATGCAATTCAGTAACATTAAAGTCcttaggacccgtttggccattagaattattcactttttcccaaaaaaaaaaaaccctttatttgaaaatcagcctttgatcatgaaaattttaaaaacaattagccctcgtttggccatgagaattattcactttattccggaattttttttcacttttttgaaTAGGCGTTTAACCatgaaaattcaaattgaagttgtattcgaatataccaaaaattcaaaaaacttgttttttaaaaagtttttacttttttcaactatatttcaccaaaaactacaatttcaaaaactatggtcaaacacaactccaactccaaaattccaaaaaaaatgaattttttttttatatgtatggACAAACGAGGCCTTAAaatcttgttttcactttttttcactttcagtagaacacattattaatttgtaaaaactataatcaaacacaaatcCATCCTCAACTCTAAtgtcaaaaattccaaataaagtgaaaaatatttggttcgtaaggccaaacgcctactaaagaTATCATTTATTAAAATCTAAAATTAGTTTTAAGTCAAATCACTGATTATAGCATTTCAAAGGGATCAGTTTAATGGATTGAAAATGGGTTTTCTCAGTTTCAACTTCAGATTTGACAAACTCCATGAAAATGACAGCTCAATAGACAATACCCAGATATCATTGTTTAATGTAAAGTACAAAAAATTAACTATGGCGATCATAATAGAACCGACCCAATTACTTTGGAATTGATACGTAACTAATCAATTGAATAGATACTCAAATTACAATACAAACAATTTATTGGCTTTATATATATTGGGTAGACAGTGACAGATCAAAGATTTTCATTTAGggatcggaaaagggccaaaattactcGTGAACTTTGAGAAATAATTCATCCATACCATTCGTTTTATTTTAGGGATAATTATCACGTTATATTATGGGGTCAATTATCTCTTTATGTCTAACGTTATGCGTGGCATCACCcaacccttcaaaattatttcccctcaaataattttttaaccaCTAAAATAATCCAACCCAACCCGATTTTTTTTTCGCCCAAGGGTTAATGGGTTGGTAAAATATCGAtttggaaatttggaaaaaaaaattttcaagtcgggttgggttattttagtgggtaaaaaatcatttgaggggaaaataattttgaagggtgGGATGATCTTAGCGTGTATGTTAGACGTAAAGTATAATTGGACCCATAGTATCTTGACAAGGGTATAATTATTACGTAAGATATAACAGTAAGGATATAATTTATTAAAAGTATAACGAAAGATTCGAATGGTATTTAAAAGTTGAGGGggtaattttgaccctttttcgttTAGGGATTCTGAAAAAGCAaccaaaattaaatataaaaaatacgTTGTCGATGGGAATAGAATCTAGGACGCTAGAGATAATTTTAAACACATTGAACTGCTTGAGCTAATCTTTTGCATTTATTCAGGttattcaaaagttaatatatatacataaacacagTAAAACTATCCTATCTATGCACAATAATTTTTTGCCAAGGATGCTCGGGTGAACAGCTCGGCGCCCTTTAAATCCGCTAACAGATGAGTAGTGATTGATTTTTGTGGCGCATTGTAAAATAACGTGTGCAAAGGAGAATCAAACACTGAAGAAATGAGCTGTTATTCCAAACTTTCAACAGACTGAATCTTTGATTAATTGGGCGGCTGTTCATGATAATACAAACCAAAccatcagttttttttttttggcatagaCGAGTAGAAATACGGTACAGTGGAAGAGAGCGCCAAAAGATTCCGCCATAAATTCAGAAGCATTTTTGTATAGCATTGAGAAAGAGACAAAAATCTCTTGTTTAATCTTGAAGTAAACATTTTTAACACTCACAACGGAATAAATACTGTATTTACCTTGTTCTATCCATTTCTATGTggtattatttatttataagttcgtttaaaaaaatgtgaaaataatttaattcaaaaaaacaattattttattttttaatgagaAATTTTCATAGTTAAACAAATTTTATTAAATGTTTAAGATcgtaaattttaaaagttttatatcATACAAATCTTATGACATATTTATgtctataattttttaaaatgtttaaaaaaagCTATATTtgcacataaattgaaacacgAGATAGTAATttatcaaaacactaaatataatatattaagcaccaacaacagcaacaacaacatacccagtataatcccatcaTGTCaggtctagggagggtagagtgtacgcagaccgtTTTCGATAAATCCTTGGCTCAAGAGAAGGTGCCATTACAACAGTAATACTCCCTcagtcccataataagtgtcaccttaaccaaaaatacgcatattaagaaaccaatgATGAAGTGTAAAGTTTATCAAATTACccttatgtaaaaaaaatatttttttcctcctgatgattagagcatgcacaaatAGTCAATCTTTTGACATTGAGAATTCAACCATCATTATTTAGAGTACTACTACTTCTTTTGCCTCATACTAATCCTATTTTCCATAGgccaaaactttcattttcacgtGAAACCTAAAATTTGATATTGTGAATCCAACTTTTGGCCTTGAATAAAGaaacttgtcattttttgtCCAAGGGCAAAGAtggaaaaaactagtcaatatATGCATTGGTAacctaagatgacacttattatgggaaaaaaatttggctaaggtgacattTTGTGGGACAGGGGGAGTAATAGATAGTAATAGCAACATATAGTAAGATAAATGCAGTGAAAGAAACAATCATCTTGTATTagagatttaaaaaataagcaaatgaacaacaataataatacttcTAATACGGAAAAGAAAGGGGCCTTTCCTTTCCAGCTTAGGTGGAAGGCGAAGAAGGCCTCCTTCCGGGGGGGCCACCTACTATACCTCTACCCTGATACTCGACCTTGACGGCCTCCTATTAAGGGTTATGTCCTCGGTAAGTTGAAAAAATATGCTTATATCAAGCGTGTAACACCTGAATTTATATAGTACTCCAATAATTAGTGTAGTTTATACTAGTGGTAGAAAATTCTAAgaattatttgttttatttttcaagaaacataCACTTGTTTAAGCTGTTATTATGTTTGCTTTATGACATGATAGAAGATCTATCAAAACGGGCTGGCCCAGCCCATTCGGGCTAGCCCACGCGGCTTTGGAATTTGACGGGGCAGGTCGGGCTAGCCCAACCCATCACTATGTGGCTACGGGCCTAGTCTGGCCAGCCCAcctattttataaaatattttcataattctttaatttaaattctaatATAAAAATCTTTGACATAAATATTTACATTACTACTTGCTAACCAAGTCtgaaatccacaaataaaaTTATTCTAATAGTGCTTATTAAGTTTGGCTTCACGTACATTTGATTGTATGGCTTCGTTATGAAATCTCTACCATTCAATGCAAATATTTTTTGTACAACTGAACAAGAAAACAATCTTGTGGACCAAACCTTCTGTGAAACTGAATAACTTTTGAAATTGTTAACACTTAACATATTAATAACTGATATCACTAGAACCAAATAGAGATATTAATAGCAAACTAAACAGTTATGAGTAGCAATACAACTAGCTAAATAGGAATATTAACCTAAATAGGAATATTAACCTAACTTTGTTCCAATAGATCTCAATAAAACGCAAAAGAAAATGACAATATTTCATCCTTCTAAAGTACAAATAAACTTATCAAAGAAACTTCTATGACACTTATGACGTATCCAGTACCAGTAGGAGCGGAGCTAGGTGGAGGGAAGGGGGTCCCCCTTCGTCGGAAAATTACGCCGTATATCTAAGGTCGAATTTGAGTTTTGTCGAAATGTACACTATAATGAACCCCCTTGATACAACTGAGAAGCTTAGCTCAGCGGTCAAGGGGGTTCAAATTGACCCTAACGCCACGTGGTCGATCCCCGATAGAGCACTAAGAATCCTTCATCTTTCAAATAATGGAGCTCATTCGGTCCTAACTATTCTATCTACAACTAACaatgtatacggtaaaaatcgggtcAATGTGTGACCGGTGAGACCGGAGCCGAGGATAAGTCCAAACGAGCATGAGCATGTTCGATCTTTTCTCCACATCGGGGGTGTCGTACCGGATGTAATTGACCCGAGACAAGATaagcgtgtccgttggtccgaATAGACCGAGCCTAAATCATCGTATCCATTGGTCCGAATAGACCGAGCCTAAATcagcgtgtccgttggtccgaATAACCGGTTGTGAGGTTGCCACGCGTCATGAAACCGTTCCGTCATTTGCGCTGACgaccgtacgggtgtcagactcGGTCTAAATcagcgtgtccgttggtccggataaCCAGTTGTGAGGTTGCCACGCGTCATGAAACCGTTCCGTCATTTGCGCTGATGACCGTACGGATCAACCTTATCTTTTTAGGATTTTTTATTCATAAAGGCTTTTGTATTGTATCCATGGCCCATGAagcatacctataaatagaggacattccTCCCCTTTTTTATGTTAGATCCCTCTTCATATCACAATATTGTAATCATCAAATATATAAAAGCTCTCTCTCAAAGATATTGATCCGGATTTTGTGGCGTTCTTCCTTAGCTTGCTTATCCTTTCAATATTACTTAATATATTTGACATAAATCATCAATCACAGTACACATACATATAGCACAAACACGTATTCATAAAGATATAACTACAAACAAATCCATTGACACTTCACACCAaccaaatagattaaagttcatccacatatcctatacctcacttacaaatctAATTGTTACCCGAAATTCGAGGTTAACAAACAATATATTCCACCTTCCATTAAAGTTCATATTctctagaaaaaggaaaaaaaaagaaaaattaattgcTCAGCTAGCTCTTCCGAGTTGGTCTTtttgtttttaactttttaaagt
The genomic region above belongs to Lycium ferocissimum isolate CSIRO_LF1 unplaced genomic scaffold, AGI_CSIRO_Lferr_CH_V1 ctg6520, whole genome shotgun sequence and contains:
- the LOC132045333 gene encoding protein SPA1-RELATED 4-like isoform X1, with the translated sequence MEGSSESGWEGSDSYRGLNSSAVVDRNPSFQTSSIRSSDDVLHDSESVPGRKGRERIESLPINRLKAQGGVTEDRLTRKIDCSDVSLRQWLDNPDRAVDALECFHIFTQIVEIVNLAHSQGIVVHKARPSCFVMSSFKRIAFIESASCSDSGSDSSEDGLNSQTIELKDSSSVLPRESDELGRQSSQLEKICTKASIEVSEANKNRQDEEKKHTFPMKQILLMETNWYTSPEEIDGAPSSCASDIYRLGVLLFELFCTFSSPEEKCATMNSLRHRVLPPPLLLKWPKEASYCLWLLHPEPSNRPKMGELLESEFLNAPRDEFEEREAAIELREKIEEQELLLEFLLLLQQRKQEAMHNLREIVSFLSSDIEEVSKMQKTLKVKGGSNQEPVKDSDSGKINIGEDDDSGSSGSRKRFRPGLSVHITEESDGNLDENKGSILAKNSRLMKNFRKLEAAYFMARCRVIKPTGKPLNRYSQVSTDCRTSVTAPERSSFSNLSSKEGGHEDRQSGSINSFLEGLCKYLSYSKLEVKADLKQGDLLNSSNLVCALGFDRDDEFFATAGVNKKIKVFEYNSIVNEDRDIHYPVVEMASRSKLSSICWNGYIKSQIASSNFEGVVQIWDVTRSQIFMEMREHERRVWSVDFSVADPTMLASGSDDGSVKLWNINQGVSVGTIKTKANVCCVQFPFDSGRSLAFGSADHKIYYYDLRNSKMPLCTLIGHNKTVSYVKFIDSTTLVSASTDNTLKLWDLSICGSRILDSPLQSFTGHMNVKNFVGLSVSEGYIATGSETNEVFVYHKAFPMPALSFKFNSTDPLSGDVVDDQAQFISSVCWRGQSSTLVAANSMGNIKLLEMV
- the LOC132045333 gene encoding protein SPA1-RELATED 4-like isoform X2: MEGSSESGWEGSDSYRGLNSSAVVDRNPSFQTSSIRSSDDVLHDSESVPGRKGRERIESLPINRLKAQGGVTEDRLTRKIDCSDVSLRQWLDNPDRAVDALECFHIFTQIVEIVNLAHSQGIVVHKARPSCFVMSSFKRIAFIESASCSDSGSDSSEDGLNSQTIELKDSSSVLPRESDELGRQSSQLEKICTKASIEVSEANKNRQDEEKKHTFPMKQILLMETNWYTSPEEIDGAPSSCASDIYRLGVLLFELFCTFSSPEEKCATMNSLRHRVLPPPLLLKWPKEASYCLWLLHPEPSNRPKMGELLESEFLNAPRDEFEEREAAIELREKIEEQELLLEFLLLLQQRKQEAMHNLREIVSFLSSDIEEVSKMQKTLKVKGGSNQEPVKDSDSGKINIGEDDDSGSSGSRKRFRPGLSVHITEESDGNLDENKGSILAKNSRLMKNFRKLEAAYFMARCRVIKPTGKPLNRYSQVSTDCRTSVTAPERSSFSNLSSKEGGHEDRQSGSINSFLEGLCKYLSYSKLEVKADLKQGDLLNSSNLVCALGFDRDDEFFATAGVNKKIKVFEYNSIVNEDRDIHYPVVEMASRSKLSSICWNGYIKSQIASSNFEGVVQIWDVTRSQIFMEMREHERRVWSVDFSVADPTMLASGSDDGSVKLWNINQAILFLHLVDVSFETKRSKCWNH